Proteins encoded within one genomic window of Sulfurovum sp. XGS-02:
- the hemW gene encoding radical SAM family heme chaperone HemW, with the protein MLIYLHIPYCDSKCNYCSFNTYVDKFETQSKYMKALYEQLTFELKRFDVKPHTVETLFIGGGTPSTVEPELYAPIFELLHPYLKKNAEITTEANPNSASRAWLEGMKKLGVNRVSFGVQSFHAQKLKALNRAHNPKQAKEAVQTAKALGFVHLSLDLIYNYRGDTKEMLLNDIKEAFSLPIDHISAYELTIEDGTKFSMTPEVRQENEDLAFFVTEEIEKRGFKAYEISNFGTYQSRHNRGYWELKNYIGAGAGAVGFLKNRRYYPQTDIEAYVADPLRITEELLTPDELLTEKIFLGLRSSVGVEKALLTEAMIKKADILCEKEKLRCDATHYYNDNFFLSDELALYILG; encoded by the coding sequence TTGCTAATTTATCTTCATATCCCCTACTGTGATTCTAAGTGCAACTACTGCAGCTTTAACACATATGTCGACAAATTCGAAACCCAGTCCAAATATATGAAAGCGCTCTATGAGCAACTCACGTTTGAACTCAAACGGTTTGATGTCAAACCGCACACTGTAGAAACACTTTTTATAGGCGGGGGTACACCTTCAACGGTAGAGCCTGAACTCTATGCACCCATCTTTGAACTGCTTCATCCCTACCTGAAAAAAAATGCGGAGATCACCACAGAAGCAAACCCCAACTCTGCGAGCAGAGCATGGCTTGAGGGCATGAAAAAGCTTGGTGTGAACCGTGTCAGTTTCGGGGTACAGAGTTTTCATGCACAGAAGCTCAAAGCACTCAACCGCGCACACAATCCGAAACAGGCCAAAGAAGCCGTACAGACTGCTAAAGCGCTTGGGTTTGTACATCTCTCTTTGGATCTGATATACAACTACCGGGGTGATACTAAAGAGATGCTTTTAAATGACATCAAGGAAGCCTTTTCTCTGCCTATTGATCATATATCTGCCTATGAACTTACCATAGAGGACGGTACAAAGTTTTCCATGACCCCTGAGGTGAGGCAGGAAAATGAGGATCTTGCTTTTTTCGTTACAGAAGAGATAGAAAAACGGGGATTTAAGGCCTATGAGATCTCAAACTTCGGTACCTACCAAAGCAGACATAACCGAGGGTACTGGGAACTCAAAAACTATATAGGTGCAGGGGCCGGTGCCGTGGGATTTTTAAAAAATAGGCGTTATTATCCCCAAACCGATATCGAAGCCTATGTTGCAGATCCCCTTCGCATCACCGAAGAGCTACTCACCCCGGATGAACTCCTGACAGAAAAGATCTTTCTAGGCTTGCGCAGCAGTGTGGGTGTAGAGAAAGCGCTTCTTACAGAGGCGATGATAAAAAAAGCGGATATCCTTTGTGAAAAAGAGAAACTGCGTTGCGATGCTACACATTACTATAACGATAATTTCTTCTTGAGTGACGAACTCGCACTCTACATTTTAGGATAA
- a CDS encoding RNA pyrophosphohydrolase, whose product MQKKKSYRPNVAAVILSPKYPDKCEFFVAHRSDIKNAWQFPQGGIDEGETPREALKRELLEEIGCDNVEVLGEFPEWITYDFPKKSRGKTYPFDGQTQKYFLVRLKESATINLQAYDIPEFEEYEFVEYEQLFKKVTYFKRKVYRRVIDYFIEEGLI is encoded by the coding sequence ATGCAAAAGAAAAAGAGCTATAGGCCCAATGTTGCAGCTGTCATACTCTCTCCCAAATATCCGGACAAGTGCGAGTTTTTTGTAGCACATCGAAGTGATATCAAGAACGCGTGGCAATTTCCTCAAGGAGGTATCGATGAGGGTGAAACACCTCGAGAAGCATTGAAACGGGAATTGTTGGAAGAGATAGGCTGTGATAATGTAGAGGTACTAGGGGAGTTTCCGGAATGGATTACCTATGACTTTCCTAAAAAATCACGAGGTAAAACATACCCTTTTGACGGGCAGACACAAAAATATTTTTTGGTACGCCTTAAAGAGAGCGCAACCATCAATCTACAGGCGTATGATATTCCTGAGTTTGAAGAGTATGAGTTTGTAGAGTATGAACAGTTATTTAAAAAGGTGACCTACTTTAAACGTAAAGTCTATCGTAGGGTGATCGATTATTTTATAGAAGAGGGTTTGATATAG